A window of the Poecile atricapillus isolate bPoeAtr1 chromosome 17, bPoeAtr1.hap1, whole genome shotgun sequence genome harbors these coding sequences:
- the GPR142 gene encoding probable G-protein coupled receptor 142 isoform X1, whose translation MAQGVWGALSPVGAAAPGLPAVARFGAAHCPRMLQDKGAGLQPKWGCPADPWWKMTVPVPNSTAVPWARPEPEPELERSPCLVGIIPIVYYSVLLGLGLPVNILTAVALSRLATRTKKSSYWYLLALTTSDILTQIFIIFVGFILQTAILARAVPSAFIHTVNVLEFTANHASTWVTVLLTVDRYVALCHPLRYRAVSYPRRTRKIIAAVFAVALATGIPFYWWLDMWRDADPPTALDTALKWLHCVTIYFLPCSIFLATNSVIIRKLKRRRRAGGGKTTALLLAVTTVFVVLWAPRTVVMMCHLYVASVRRDWRVHLALDIANMVAMLNTSLNFFLYCFVSQTFRRTVGEVLRGQPRQDTRRGSAHFPPPALKPLKLLGSTSL comes from the exons atggctcagggggtttggggtgcacTGTCTCCCGTGggtgcagcagccccaggtctGCCTGCGGTGGCACGTTTTGGAGCTGCCCACTGTCCACGGATGCTGCAGGACAAGGGAGCTGGGCTCCAGCCAAAGTGGGGATGCCCAG CCGACCCCTGGTGGAAGATGACGGTCCCCGTGCCCAACAGCACGGCGGTGCCGTGGGCACGGCCAGAGCCCGAGCCGGAGCTGGAGAGGTCACCCTGCCTGGTCGGCATCATCCCCATCGTGTATTACAGcgtcctgctggggctggggctgccag TGAACATCCTGACTGCCGTGGCCCTGTCCCGCCTGGCCACCAGGACCAAGAAATCATCCTACTGGTACCTGCTGGCCCTGACCACCTCCGACATCCTCACCCAGATCTTCATCATCTTCGTGGGCTTCATCCTGCAGACAGCCATCCTGGCACGGGCGGTGCCCAGCGCCTTCATCCACACCGTCAACGTGCTGGAGTTCACGGCCAACCACGCGTCCACCTGGGTCACCGTCCTGCTGACCGTGGACCGCTACGTGGCCCTGTGCCACCCTCTGCGCTACCGCGCCGTGTCCTACCCGCGGCGCACCCGCAAGATCATCGCGGCCGTCTTCGCCGTGGCCCTGGCCACCGGCATCCCCTTCTACTGGTGGCTGGACATGTGGCGTGACGCCGACCCCCCCACGGCGCTGGACACGGCGCTCAAGTGGCTGCACTGCGTCACCATCTacttcctgccctgcagcatcTTCCTGGCCACCAACTCCGTCATCATCCGCAAGCTGAAGCGGCGGAGGCGCGCGGGGGGCGGCAAGACCACGGCCCTTCTGCTGGCCGTCACCACCGTCTTCGTCGTGCTCTGGGCTCCCCGGACCGTGGTCATGATGTGCCACCTCTACGTGGCCTCGGTCAGGAGGGACTGGCGCGTgcacctggccttggacatcGCCAACATGGTGGCCATGCTCAACACCTCCCTCAACTTCTTCCTCTACTGCTTCGTCAGCCAGACCTTCCGCCGCACGGTGGGCGAGGTGCTGCGGGGACAGCCCCGGCAGGACACCCGCCGTGGCAGCGCTCACTTCCCTCCCCCGGCCCTGAAACCACTGAAGCTGCTGGGCAGCACCTCGCTCTGA
- the GPR142 gene encoding probable G-protein coupled receptor 142 isoform X2, protein MTVPVPNSTAVPWARPEPEPELERSPCLVGIIPIVYYSVLLGLGLPVNILTAVALSRLATRTKKSSYWYLLALTTSDILTQIFIIFVGFILQTAILARAVPSAFIHTVNVLEFTANHASTWVTVLLTVDRYVALCHPLRYRAVSYPRRTRKIIAAVFAVALATGIPFYWWLDMWRDADPPTALDTALKWLHCVTIYFLPCSIFLATNSVIIRKLKRRRRAGGGKTTALLLAVTTVFVVLWAPRTVVMMCHLYVASVRRDWRVHLALDIANMVAMLNTSLNFFLYCFVSQTFRRTVGEVLRGQPRQDTRRGSAHFPPPALKPLKLLGSTSL, encoded by the exons ATGACGGTCCCCGTGCCCAACAGCACGGCGGTGCCGTGGGCACGGCCAGAGCCCGAGCCGGAGCTGGAGAGGTCACCCTGCCTGGTCGGCATCATCCCCATCGTGTATTACAGcgtcctgctggggctggggctgccag TGAACATCCTGACTGCCGTGGCCCTGTCCCGCCTGGCCACCAGGACCAAGAAATCATCCTACTGGTACCTGCTGGCCCTGACCACCTCCGACATCCTCACCCAGATCTTCATCATCTTCGTGGGCTTCATCCTGCAGACAGCCATCCTGGCACGGGCGGTGCCCAGCGCCTTCATCCACACCGTCAACGTGCTGGAGTTCACGGCCAACCACGCGTCCACCTGGGTCACCGTCCTGCTGACCGTGGACCGCTACGTGGCCCTGTGCCACCCTCTGCGCTACCGCGCCGTGTCCTACCCGCGGCGCACCCGCAAGATCATCGCGGCCGTCTTCGCCGTGGCCCTGGCCACCGGCATCCCCTTCTACTGGTGGCTGGACATGTGGCGTGACGCCGACCCCCCCACGGCGCTGGACACGGCGCTCAAGTGGCTGCACTGCGTCACCATCTacttcctgccctgcagcatcTTCCTGGCCACCAACTCCGTCATCATCCGCAAGCTGAAGCGGCGGAGGCGCGCGGGGGGCGGCAAGACCACGGCCCTTCTGCTGGCCGTCACCACCGTCTTCGTCGTGCTCTGGGCTCCCCGGACCGTGGTCATGATGTGCCACCTCTACGTGGCCTCGGTCAGGAGGGACTGGCGCGTgcacctggccttggacatcGCCAACATGGTGGCCATGCTCAACACCTCCCTCAACTTCTTCCTCTACTGCTTCGTCAGCCAGACCTTCCGCCGCACGGTGGGCGAGGTGCTGCGGGGACAGCCCCGGCAGGACACCCGCCGTGGCAGCGCTCACTTCCCTCCCCCGGCCCTGAAACCACTGAAGCTGCTGGGCAGCACCTCGCTCTGA
- the BTBD17 gene encoding BTB/POZ domain-containing protein 17, whose translation MVVSALLLQKGSFLALRDTNVPTSFVPPHPLGTSSPLAVGEQRREVHSPSVTPPHLSAWDWGAALGRSHLPAAQKADFSGDSTAATINHSLTLLQRLQELLQNGNGSDSVLRVRSAASDEPKVFHTHQLLLSLQSEVFESLLRNQSVVTLYEPPETAALFEKFIRYLYCGGVSILLHQAIPMHQLASKYRVWGLQRGVAEYMRTHLASESSQGHVVGWYHYAVRVGDAALQESCLQFLAWNLSAVLGSAEWGSVSVELLLLLLERSDLVLHSELELYTAVEGWLSRRQPEAPVAERVLRSIRYPMIAPSQLFRLQAQSAVLARHRGAVQDLLFQAFQFHAASPLHFAKYFDVNCSMFLPRNYLAPSWGSQWVITNPARDDRSTSFQTQLGPSSHDAGKRVTWNVLFSPRWLPVSLRPVYSDSVAGAIQPVRIEDGRPRLVITPAMSSPDFAGVSFQKTVLVGVRQQGRVLVKHAYSFHQSSDEAADFLAHADLQKRTSEYLIDNSLHLHIIIKPVYHSLIKVKK comes from the exons ATGGTGGTCTCAgcccttctgctgcagaaagGCAGTTTTTTGGCTCTCAGGGACACAAATGTCCCCACGTCCTTTGTTCCCCCACACCCCCTTGGCACCAGCAGCCCTTTGGCAGTGGGGGAGCAGAGGCGGGAGGTGCACAGCCCCTCGGTAACCCCACCCCACCTCAGTGCCTGGGACTGGGGTGCAGCTCTGGGACGGTCCCATCTCCCTGCAGCCCAAAAAGCCGACTTTAGCGGGGACTCCACGGCGGCCACCATCAACCACTCGCTGACGCTGCTGCAgcggctgcaggagctgctgcagaacgGCAACGGCAGCGACTCGGTGCTGCGGGTCCGCTCGGCCGCCTCCGACGAGCCCAAGGTGTTCCACAcgcaccagctgctgctgagcctccAGAGCGAGGTTTTCGAGAGCCTCCTGCGCAACCAGAGCGTCGTGACCCTGTACGAGCCGCCCGAGACCGCCGCGCTCTTCGAGAAGTTCATCAG GTACCTGTACTGCGGCGGGgtctccatcctgctgcaccAGGCCATCCCCATGCACCAGCTGGCCAGCAAGTACCgggtctgggggctgcagcGCGGTGTGGCCGAATACATGAGGACCCACCTGGCCAGCGAATCGAGCCAGGGCCACGTGGTGGGCTGGTACCACTACGCCGTGCGCGTCGGCGACGCGGCgctgcaggagagctgcctCCAGTTCCTGGCCTGGAACCTGTCGGCGGTGCTGGGCAGCGCCGAGTGGGGCTCGGTGAgcgtggagctgctgctgctgctgctggagcgcTCTGACCTGGTGCTGCACAGCGAGCTGGAGCTCTACACGGCCGTGGAGGGCTGGCTGAGCCGCCGGCAGCCCGAGGCGCCCGTGGCCGAGCGGGTGTTGCGCTCCATCCGCTACCCCATGATCGCGCCCAGCCAGCTGTTCCGGCTGCAGGCGCAGTCGGCGGTGCTGGCGCGGCACCGCGGCGCGGTGCAGGACCTGCTCTTCCAGGCTTTCCAGTTCCACGCTGCCTCCCCGCTCCACTTCGCCAAGTACTTTGACGTTAACTGCAGCATGTTCCTGCCCCGCAACTACCTCGCGCCCAGCTGGGGCTCCCAGTGGGTCATCACCAACCCGGCCCGGGACGACCGCAGCACCAGCTTCCAGACCCAGCTGGGGCCCAGCAGCCACGACGCCGGCAAGAGGGTGACCTGGAACGTGCTGTTCTCGCCGCGCTGGCTGCCCGTCAGCCTGCGCCCCGTCTACTCGGACTCGGTGGCGGGCGCCATCCAGCCCGTGCGCATCGAGGACGGGCGCCCGCGCCTCGTCATCACCCCGGCCATGAGCAGCCCCGACTTCGCCGGTGTCAGCTTCCAGAAGACGGTGCTGGTGGGTGTGCGGCAGCAGGGCCGCGTGCTGGTCAAACACGCCTACAGCTTCCACCAGAGCTCGGACGAGGCGGCCGATTTCCTGGCGCACGCCGACCTGCAGAAACGCACCTCCGAGTACCTCATCGACAACTCCCTGCACCTCCACATCATCATCAAGCCTGTCTACCACTCCCTCATCAAGGTGAAGAAGTAG
- the DNAI2 gene encoding dynein axonemal intermediate chain 2, with product MEIKYEYTRKRSEFGRPCSFSDFLAEVTVDIPPNPSLAEDFIPQDPVDFAVQEGPVMALHEVNTERAQVAIKGVNHVEGGWPKHIDPKNSELTTRYREEVEREEVYTRSVQRLSSLMEHYIRQNNTIDIYEEYFEEEEEEEDEEQEQPSAKTINVLRDPNMPRRMATHLSWHPDANRAVAVAYCSLDFQDSRKDMNFDSYIWDLEKPYTPELVLKPSSPVVTLEYNPKDWHHVLGGCYNGQIVYWDTRKGGLPMEMTPVEFSHRDPVYGAFWLPSRTGTECFSGSTDGQVLWWDIRKMSQPSERLILDITREDQLKAALGASSLDFAPVLPTKFLVGTEQGIIISCNRDAKTPPEKIANIFRSHIGAVYRVTRNPFFPKVFLSVGDWTARIWTEELMDSSSIMETKYHTSYLLDACWSPVKPAVFFTARSDGTLDIWDFLFHQKEPSLSLKVSNDPLLSLCSQDNGRIIGCGTRQGTVSLLEISPGLCTMRKNEKTLTSTMFEREARREKVLQDKYRERLLREQERLRAKPEEQEDPQEVFKQAQADFFSNIKAERRRRGMEVPEEVKGTGQWPPWQGPHRGQGTG from the exons ATGGAGATCAAGTACGAGTACACGCGGAAGCGCAGCGAGTTCGGGCGGCCCTGCAGCTTCTCGGACTTCCTGGCCGAGGTGACCGTGGACATCCCACCCAACCCCAGCCTGGCTGAAGACTTCATCCCCCAGGACCCCGTGGACTTTGCGGTGCAGGAGGGCCCTGTCATGGCCTTGCACGAG GTGAACACGGAGCGGGCACAGGTGGCCATCAAGGGTGTGAACCATGTGGAGGGGGGGTGGCCCAAGCACATCGACCCCAAGAATTCGGAGCTGACCACCCGCTACCGGGAGGAGGTGGAGAGGGAAGAGGTCTACACCAGGAGTGTCCAGCGCCTCAGCTCC ctgatGGAGCACTACATCAGGCAGAACAACACCATCGACATCTACGAGGAATATtttgaggaggaagaggaggaggaagatgaggaacaAGAGCAGCCCTCAGCCAAAACCATCAATGTCCTCAG GGACCCCAACATGCCCAGGAGGATGGCCACGCACCTCTCCTGGCACCCTGATGCCAACAGGGCAGTGGCCGTGGCTTATTGCAGCCTGGACTTCCAGGACAGCAGGAAGGACATGAACTTTGATTCCTACATCTGGGATCTGG AAAAACCCTACACCCCAGAGCTCGTCCTCAAGCCCTCGTCCCCTGTGGTGACCCTGGAGTACAATCCCAAGGACTGGCATCACGTGCTGGGAGGCTGCTACAACGGGCAGATAG tgtACTGGGACACCAGGAAAGGAGGGCTGCCCATGGAGATGACCCCTGTGGAGTTCAGCCACAGGGACCCCGTGTACGGAGCGTTCTGGCTGCCCTCCCGAACAGGCACCGAGTGCTTCTCAGGCTCCACCGACGGGCAG GTCCTGTGGTGGGACATCCGCAAGATGTCTCAGCCCAGCGAGAGGCTGATCTTGGACATCACCCGGGAAGATCAGCTGAAGGCAGCTCTGGGTGCCAGCTCCCTGGACTTTGCACCTGTCCTg CCCACCAAGTTCctggtgggcacagagcagggcatCATCATCTCCTGCAACCGTGACGCCAAGACTCCGCCCGAGAAAATCGCCAACATCTTCAGAAGCCACATCGGGGCTGTCTACAGAGTGACCAGGAACCCCTTCTTCCCCAAAGTCTTCCTGTCAGTCGGTGACTGGACTGCTCGCATCTGGACAGAGGAGCTCATGGATTCATCATCAATTATGGAGACCAA GTACCACACCTCCTACCTGCTGGACGCGTGCTGGAGCCCCGTGAAGCCAGCCGTGTTCTTCACCGCGAGGTCGGACGGGACCCTGGACATCTGGGACTTCCTCTTCCACCAGAAAGAACCTTCCCTCAGCCTCAAG gtgtccaaCGATCCCCTGCTCAGCCTGTGCTCGCAGGACAACGGGCGCATCATTGGCTGTGGCACCAGGCAGGGCACCGTGTCCCTCCTGGAGATCTCCCCAGGCCTCTGCACCATGCGGAAGAACGAGAAGACCCTGACCTCCACA ATGTTCGAGCGGGAGGCGAGGCGGGAGAAGGTGCTGCAGGACAAATATCGGGAGCGGCTGCTGCGGGAGCAGGAGAGGCTGCGGGccaagccagaggagcaggaggatccCCAGGAGGTGTTCAAGCAGGCCCAAGCAGATTTCTTCTCCAACATCAAGGCAGAGAGGCGGAGGAGGGGCATGGAAGTCCCCGAAGAGGTAAAGGGGACAGGACAGTGGCCACCATGGCAGGGACCCCACcgagggcaggggacagggtgA